The Synechococcus sp. BL107 nucleotide sequence TATTTGTGGTTAGAAATTATTTAAAAGTGATCAAAATATTAATCAAAAATAGCTTGAATCTTATGGGCTACTTTTGCGACCTATTATCGATTAGTTCGATGAGATGTGCATCATGCTTATCGCAAAAATCTGATACGCATTGCCTTAAAATATGGCCAATCGACACAGATTCTGTGTAACAAAGCAGTTTGAGCTTTTTATGGAGCTCATCACTTAGCTCAAAGGTTACTCTTTTCATTTTTTCTTCAGAAAGGGATGCAGTTGGTCAACAGTTGCATGAATGAATTATGTGCTCATTTTACTTTCTTTGATAAGAAATGGATACTGCTTTACGAAGCTTAATCTAATGAAGCATTCAATGCGTCAAGCTGCTTGGCACCTCTCTCAATTGTTGGTACCCAAAGTGGCAGGACACCTCCCGAGATGTTCTCTAATCTCAAGCAGCACAGCCAGCGTTAAAGCCCTTTGTTTTTGTCCAGTGTTTGACTGGGGAGCTCGCCAAAACTGGTGAAATATCTCCTTGAAAACCGTCCTTGGTGTTTAAACCCGTAGCTAATAGCGACATCACGAACTGTCAAGGTATGATTTTTTTCATCTTGCTTGAGCATTAATAGTGATCTTCTTGCCTCTTCAAGTCTTATTTGCGTCATCATTTCAATGATTCCCATGCCGAAGTAATCTTGGCAAACTCTGTAAAGTGATGCTTGACCAGTATCTAGATGCTGACATACATCTGAAAGTGTCATTGGAGAGATCATTCGACTGCTGTCATGTGAAAGCTCCACAATTTCGCCAAGCAATCGATAGTTTTTTGTCAATCCCTTCTTATAGCCTCGTTTGTTTCCACTTTCCAGGCATGCAACGATTAGGTCATAATATTTTGTCGGATTCATTATTCCTCTTGCCAAGTCCTTCCTTGTTAATTTCTTAAGTTGATGCAGAGACTCATTATTTATATCGAGACCCCTTGCTTTTGAGAGGTTATCGATGGCTTGTGCTGCATTACATTCTTTAAGCATTTTCATCAAAATATTCTTATCAAGCATGCAAGCTGTCGATGAGCAACTATTTGAATATTTACCCCACGAGTTCCCTGGTGAAGTATTGAGAGTATTGAATCCCCCAAGACTAGCTTCCTTCATTTCATACCCCTCGCAATAGCCGAAAGGATCGTTGAATTGGCAGGTTGGTGTAATCCAATTGAAGTCAACCGACCAAGCTGTTCCCCAGCCCTCATATAAAAGTGGCTGTGTTGATTGTATTTCAGCTAAAGCGATTCCAGCAGATTGTTTGAACGACATCGTGTATTTCCCCTCACCCGGCTCAAGTTGAGTGATGCGGGTTGTCTGTCCCAACTCATTGAGAGATTCTGAGAGCTGGATATGATCTGAATAAGCGAGTTCTAATTTCATTAACTACGCCTCGTAAATAGATCTGTTACCAATACAGAGGCCTTACTTGATTTATTAATAGTCTCATCGGGGCTCTCTTGAAATGTTTGATAGTATAATTTCTGAAATGTTATCCAGTTTTTAAATCCATAGTACAAAGCATTTTGCTTCTTTGTGAAATTTTTAAGTCCTTTTGGTACGTGCGGATTTAGGTAGGATTTTTTGACTTGCTCTAGTCTGATGCTTTTTATTAAATCGAGAATGGGCATATCAAAATTTGTTCTACAGGCAATGCTTAAGGACTCTTTTTCTGTGTTCAAATATTTGGTAATCTCACTAATTGTTAGGGGTGGCATTCCTTCCCTATCTTCATAAAGTAGCTTAACAAGATCTTCGATGAGCTCTGTTTTATCTGATCTTTCGGTTAGAATTTCTAGATCGCAAGGTTCTTCTAATGTTGCAATCGCTAAATCATAAAAAGCTTCTGACTCGCGCAATCCTTTTGTAAAATGACGATCAAATAGGCTCTTTAGTTGAATGCTTGCTGAGCTATTTGAATCAATTCCAATACATTCTTCAAGCTTCGCGAATGCATTATATGCATTCATTTGATCAATCTTTTTTTTCATCTTTTCCCACTTAAGACTCATGCAGCAAAGCTGAGTATTTGCGCCAACGATATCCCATACGTTTCCTCCTGTTTTGTTTAATCGATTAAATCCTGCAATACTTAAATCCATCATCTTATGGCCACTGATGATTGTATTGGTTTGAGCTTGTTCGCCGTTGCTATTTATCCAGCAGAAGGCCACTGAATTTTGGTTGGCTTCTTCTTCATACAGAATAGTTTGATTTGATTTGAAAATTTCAAGATGCGCATCATTGATTGGTGCACAAATTGAACTAGTGACCAACTCACCTTTGCTTAGTTGTGTTACATTGCATGAAAAATTTGATTTTGAATAATAATCTGAATAGTGATCTATGCAATAGCTCTCCATCGAGAGGAGATCGTTGAAGACAAATTCCTTAGCTTTCCTTGCCTTCATTGTTGTGTATTGGTGAGTTCTTGGCAATAATTCAAATTATTTTAGGTTGTTTATGCAGTCGTGAGGAGTTGCTGTCGTGTGCCTTTACATTTCATCTTCCCAGGAAAATCACACTTCTCCCATATTTTTCGCATTATTCACTTTCCTTCATTATTGCAGTTCTCAATTGTGCGCTTGCGCTATGTGATTTGGCGAAATTTGATATTAGCGAAAAACATATTTGTTAAACGGCAAATTTATTAATCCAGAAACGTATTTTTCGCCGCTTTTTTTGGAGAATCTGTTGTATTTAGTTTAAAGCGACAATTGTCCGATGTCTAAGTCTGCATTGCATGCATTCATCGATAGAGCTCGAGCTGATGAGGATTTTCGCTCAAAGCTTGCACACCTTGACCCCAATCAAATTATTGAATTTGCAGGGCAGAATGGTTTTATGTTCTCGGATGAAATTAAAGGGCGCTTTATCAATCGATGGAGCGGTGTTTACTTTTGCCCCCAGGCCATCGAGGTTGGACAGCTCTGTCCTGCTTTAGTTCCCGAAGGTTATAAAAATCTGATTCATTATGCTCAATCGACCTGCAGTTCTAGCACTCTTTCAGAGGAGGAGCGGGATTTCAGGTCTGGAATAAAATATTAGACGACCTTACATGCAAATGATTTTAAAATATCTAAAGGTACGACTTCAGTTGCAGAGAGATTTGTCGATTCAATAATGACGGGTGGTGCTACTCCGTCAATTCTGGCTTGTTCCCATCGTTCAGCACATAAGCACCAATGATCCCCGGCTTTAAGGCCCGGGAATTCCATCAATAGGTTCGGATCAATCAAGTTATTACCTTGTGATTTTGTATATTTAAGAAAGGTATCTGTTACGACACTGCATATAGAATGATTGCCTAAGTCCGAGGAGTCTGTTTTGCAGTAACCATCTAAATACCATCCTGTTTTTGGGCTGCATCCACATATTTTCAATGGTTTTCCTAGTAAGTTGACGAGCATTCTCAACGTTTGAAATAGCTTGGTTTGGTTATCCAAGTCAGGCTTTGAATAAGCCTAATTTTGGCTAACCGCTATTTTCAATCGGCAATAA carries:
- a CDS encoding helix-turn-helix domain-containing protein, which produces MKLELAYSDHIQLSESLNELGQTTRITQLEPGEGKYTMSFKQSAGIALAEIQSTQPLLYEGWGTAWSVDFNWITPTCQFNDPFGYCEGYEMKEASLGGFNTLNTSPGNSWGKYSNSCSSTACMLDKNILMKMLKECNAAQAIDNLSKARGLDINNESLHQLKKLTRKDLARGIMNPTKYYDLIVACLESGNKRGYKKGLTKNYRLLGEIVELSHDSSRMISPMTLSDVCQHLDTGQASLYRVCQDYFGMGIIEMMTQIRLEEARRSLLMLKQDEKNHTLTVRDVAISYGFKHQGRFSRRYFTSFGELPSQTLDKNKGL
- a CDS encoding Nif11-like leader peptide family RiPP precursor gives rise to the protein MSKSALHAFIDRARADEDFRSKLAHLDPNQIIEFAGQNGFMFSDEIKGRFINRWSGVYFCPQAIEVGQLCPALVPEGYKNLIHYAQSTCSSSTLSEEERDFRSGIKY
- a CDS encoding DUF2237 family protein; protein product: MLVNLLGKPLKICGCSPKTGWYLDGYCKTDSSDLGNHSICSVVTDTFLKYTKSQGNNLIDPNLLMEFPGLKAGDHWCLCAERWEQARIDGVAPPVIIESTNLSATEVVPLDILKSFACKVV